The stretch of DNA GGGAGGTTTGGCCTGGGAGACTCCCAAAGACACACTTAGAGAACACTTCCAGAAGTACGGCCACATACTTGAAGCTGTCATCATCTCCGATAAGCTTACGGGGAGATCCAAAGGCTACGGCTTTGTAAGTAATTCATTCATTCTTCTTAATTTGTATATATGAACATTGCTAATTAATGAtgattcaataaaattatatgaaGGTAACATTCAAGGAAGCAGAGGCGGCTAAGAAGGCTTGCGAAGAACCAACGGTGATGATCAATGGTCGACGAGCAAACTGCAATCTGGCATCACTCGGTGCTCGCCGACCAATTATTAGGACGTCTTCTCCTCAAGAATATTCAGTAACAAAGAACCGCAGCAACAGCAGCAGCAACCACCAGCAGCAGCCTCAGTGGTATTATCCCACACCCACACCTCCTTCCACATTCCATCATCACTTTCCTTTCTACGGGTTtgtatatatattctttaatctcgatctctatcttttcttcatataaaaacaattttactaTTAGGACttcaattttgttaatttgCATATATTCATTCATCAGGTACACGCCCCCCACATACATTGCAACAGATAtgaattacaattacaattacaattacaatcagGTAGGTTgctcaattaattaataagtaagttgaattgaattgaattgaatttgaatatGTGATGGATGGCAGAAGGTGAGGTATGTGTATCCAAGGCAGATGCCGGtgatataccaccaccaccagtACCCTATCTACCACACAACCACGGAGGCTATGGGTGTCCCTGCACCTCAATTCTTCCCCGCTCCATCCATCATTCCTACTACAGGTCCGCCCACATACAATACAATTCATTGTCAGATCCCTTTTTTATCATCAATTCATTTCATTCAATAACTACACCAACACcttcttttaatttaactaatcaTTTTTTAGCTTGTCAgatctatatatattttctagacatattaaaaaatataataaataaattatttatatattactaataattaatgtGTTTATATTATCATAACTgcaaagtaaaatatatttttaaaatactagttagaaaatataattaaaaaatatattacaatgtttattaaaactttaaaataatatttttattgagaattttttttttttattgtttatatttgagAACAGTAGTGTAGAACACGTCAGAAGTTGTTAGCTGGAAGAATTGTTTATTCCGTTGGTTTTATATAAAGTGACAGTTTGTCTGTGTTTCTGGCTGTGAAATGATATACAGGTCCAGTTGGCACAGGTGAATGCTTCAAAAGGGTGGTGTGATTAGTTGGCATGGCACAACGAGTAAATAACAGAAGGGAAGTCGAAGATGGTGAATATATTATTATGCAAGCACcaacattattattatcatcgaTCTGTTGTGCCTCTACTTTcctattctttatttttttacatgtattttctttcatttttaattttaattcatgacattctttcattttctttctctctccaACATCTCAGCATCATCTATGTGATTAATTGAACGTTGCGATGTTTAATTCATTAAGAATTCAGACAAAATTAAATGACACttgtttatttagttttatgattaaacaatataaaaatatagaattgatgtttatttataatttgtgaTAAAATTCTGACAAAAATTTTCACAAATTAATGAATTGATTGTTTTgattaattgataatttttttataattatttggttTATTTTCATACTaaaaaatcctttttttttatttgtttcgtTACAAGTTTTTAATAatcattatatttaatattattgtaagaTGACTAAagtttaactattaatttattatattatttttttcttaatttattttgatagacTGTTGCGAATAAGGACTCATAATACCATTTATTGATTGTTTACATTAATTgataattttctataattactcattaatttattttgaaattaaaaaactttttttttcttaattttttacaaattcttaattttaattattgttatctTTAATATCATTGTGAAATGGCCAAGATTTAACTACGTTTTACtacattaacttttttttagatttaCTTTGATTATGTACAATTGTGGATATAAATTACTCCTAACACAAATAGATTACTTGTTTTGATTAATCGATAAttctttataattatttaatttatttttaaactaaataaacctcattttatatttatttcgttacaagtttttattttagttatttttatatttgacatCATTGTAAAAAATGGACGTTTAACTTTCTTGTTTACTGAGATCAAATTGGcctaaaagaaagaaaaatatgccCATGCCTATCTTTGAATACCCATATCTTGTGGGTTGCTTTTCCTAACTTCAACACTTCACCCTAATTAACtttcatcttattttatttttatttttatgtatattgtCTATCTTTAGTGTTTGATGTATATTGTGATAATTAGTTACGTTCCCTTCGGTTTAGATAGTTAAGCTTATCTTTTGGTTGTTGTATTGTTCAGCCAGATAGTTAGattggtttttgtttttttttttttttatgaaaagttAGATTGgttatctttcttcttttcaGAAAAGTTACTTTTATTATCGAAATTGATAAAAAGGCTTAATTGATGTATATTGAAAGTTACTTTtcataaagttttaatttattctGATAGTtagaatttttcatttaaattttaaagatatCTCTTATCATTACTAATTGTTTGAAGATATTAAACTTTTCTAAACCTTCAAAATCTCActttacataataaaattttaacttagAAAACCAAACAATAACTACAGTACTCTTGTATATAATTTATGTACTCAAAAATTACAATTTGCGATTataaaaaataggctaaataccacatatggtcccttaacttaatttcagttaacattttagttctttatcttctttttttctctcaatttggtcctttattttaattttaagtgttaatttgattttttatattttaaaatatcaacaatattatctttattttttgcaaaaattcaaaaagttcatcaaaaatttcaaacaaaactcattaaattaattatcatcttcaatataatgcaatttcatcaaattcataacttaaatatttaaataaactcatattttcatctctaacaacatcaaataaaaaatgacaaatatgagtttatttgaatatttgagctacaaatttgatgaagtttattttatattaaagagtataaataaatttatgggttttgtttgaaaattttaatgaatttttgaatttttataaaaaaaaaaagataacattgttaacattttaaaacataaaagatcaaattgtcacttaaaattaaaataaatgaccaaatcgggaagaaaaaaaagataaaggactaaaacgttaattgaaattaagttaagagactataagtggtatttagcctaaaaaataCGAAGGCAAGTAATAAGTTTTTTGATTAAGTctatattatctttattttaagtttaaatatggttcttttaatttaaattattgagaATCATGGTTGAACccaataaagagaaaaataaaacttaaaatgatTATGTGAAAAATTATTGTACAACTAGAATATGATACACTTTTATATAGTGTTTTTTATGTAACTAACataataaatgaaagaaaaatataagaaaaataatgcAAATTTGTAATCACATCaattaaacaacaaaatttatgtaGAAAATGATAACGGTCATAACTTTCGTTAAAGTGTTTGGCTTTATTTGGATTAACTTAAAAATCTTTTGGTATCTCCACAACACTCACTCCAATATATAATCAAGACTCTCAATCTTAGAtcttcaaatatcaaatttggCCAACAAAGTTTAACCATCATAAGATGAAAGCACAAAGAGAATGAGAAATGTCTAATATCATAggataaaagaacaaaaaaaatgataattgatTTACTACCATATAACAGAAGCACAAAGAGAAAGACAACAATTgccacaaaaaatataattatagtgataTCACTAAAGAAGATAATGGTTAATCAACaataaaactttcaaataaTCGTATCATAAATGacaaattatcttcaatcttgaaTTTTCAAACGTTATACAACAACATTGAGAAATAATGAAATATCAcaaattaatattcaaaatgAGGGAGAaaggataaagaaaatttgaaagaaaaaaaatatagggaaatctattatatatatttaaaacaaattttgttGCCACCTCATACTATTTCCTCTACTTTTCATAGAGAGTTTTCTCTACTCagtttctaaatagtttttccACAAATTCTATAGATCATCCATTATCTTATATTATATCTcatatttgaatattattattatttcatgtATACGTCTACtcaaatttttctaaattaatcccacattattatttcataacgtcacattattatttcataacgtttGTCCAACATCTTTCACATTAATTCTACATTACTActcaatattttctttgtgTGCATTAATCAACTTCACATTTTCGCCTCTACCTGCCATCTTTCACGTGTTTTCAGAATATATAGAACTTAGTAACATGAGAAGTTTCTTctataaattacattaataaaattgaatatatattagtGATATAACTACTAATTGAGATATAAAacttcatattgatttttttaaaaatccacttaaattaaatcaattaaaatataccCGCATAATAATCAACTTCAGCCTCTACCTGCCATCTACTTATTTGCCAATATACATCTTttcagaatatatatatatatatatatatatatatatatatatatatatatatatacacacacatatatatatatatacaacgTATGTGTGCGTATAAGGGATATAACTactatatcaataataatttaacaatcGAGGCATAAAacttcatattgatttttttaaaactccacttaaattaaattaattaaattatatctgCACAATAATGAACTTCACATTTTCGCATCTACCAGTCATCTACTTATTTACTAGCAATTGTACACATATTTTcagaatatattatattgaactTAATAACATGAGAATTTTCTTCTATAAATtacattgataaaattgaatatgtattattgatataactactatatcaataattatttgacaactgagacataaagttttatattgatttttaaaaaaatccccttaaattaaatcaattaaaatatatccGCGCAACGCGCGGATTAGCGTCTAGTAATTATTATTGCTCTCATATCATGTTGAAAATCATAGTTGAATATaagaaatagataaataattaaagtaccTTTATATAATGCTCTAAATAACCTAATAAATCCTATCTAACGTATCTTTTAATTAACTCTAACATAAAACAAAGTAATGATCGATAAGAGACGCAATTTGGCAAGAAATCAAACTAAACCTTTAGaaatatataagataaaattCAATTGAGAATTTTAAAAACCAAAGAACCAAATTAAagctaaaaacaaaataagagataaaaatacattttaacataataaaataaaaatgaagcaaTCTCGTAAATGTAACTCATGTGATaaaagttgttaaaatatttatattagaatatatatattcGAGTAAGTAGTACAACCATGTTCTCCACACTTACTATGAGTTTTGACACTGGTCtctttgaaaaagaaaatgaaacaaTGTCAACCAAGAGATGTACATCTTTGTGGGTTTAATGAAAGTTGTTCTTATTTCCTCT from Cicer arietinum cultivar CDC Frontier isolate Library 1 chromosome 3, Cicar.CDCFrontier_v2.0, whole genome shotgun sequence encodes:
- the LOC101503379 gene encoding probable RNA-binding protein ARP1 isoform X2, which gives rise to MTIMGGSNKVGEFGDTTLTKVFVGGLAWETPKDTLREHFQKYGHILEAVIISDKLTGRSKGYGFVTFKEAEAAKKACEEPTVMINGRRANCNLASLGARRPIIRTSSPQEYSVTKNRSNSSSNHQQQPQWYYPTPTPPSTFHHHFPFYGYTPPTYIATDMNYNYNYNYNQVRYVYPRQMPVIYHHHQYPIYHTTTEAMGVPAPQFFPAPSIIPTTGPVGTGECFKRVV
- the LOC101503379 gene encoding probable RNA-binding protein ARP1 isoform X3, giving the protein MTIMGGSNKVGEFGDTTLTKVFVGGLAWETPKDTLREHFQKYGHILEAVIISDKLTGRSKGYGFVTFKEAEAAKKACEEPTVMINGRRANCNLASLGARRPIIRTSSPQEYSVTKNRSNSSSNHQQQPQWYYPTPTPPSTFHHHFPFYGYTPPTYIATDMNYNYNYNYNQVQLAQVNASKGWCD
- the LOC101503379 gene encoding probable RNA-binding protein ARP1 isoform X1; the protein is MTIMGGSNKVGEFGDTTLTKVFVGGLAWETPKDTLREHFQKYGHILEAVIISDKLTGRSKGYGFVTFKEAEAAKKACEEPTVMINGRRANCNLASLGARRPIIRTSSPQEYSVTKNRSNSSSNHQQQPQWYYPTPTPPSTFHHHFPFYGYTPPTYIATDMNYNYNYNYNQKVRYVYPRQMPVIYHHHQYPIYHTTTEAMGVPAPQFFPAPSIIPTTGPVGTGECFKRVV